A single genomic interval of Stieleria maiorica harbors:
- a CDS encoding molybdopterin converting factor, whose translation MKVLLINNDGAGFADYIDVQDNTSVQDLFNQRIGAARESNYLIRVNRLPVPRDQILQEGDRISITPTKIEGAS comes from the coding sequence ATGAAAGTCCTACTGATCAACAACGACGGAGCCGGCTTCGCCGACTACATCGACGTGCAAGACAACACTTCCGTCCAAGACCTGTTCAACCAACGCATCGGGGCTGCCCGGGAGTCGAATTATCTGATTCGAGTGAATCGTCTGCCGGTGCCCCGCGATCAAATTCTGCAGGAAGGCGACCGCATCTCGATCACACCGACCAAGATCGAGGGAGCGTCGTGA
- a CDS encoding IS66 family transposase: MAASENNDDLQSALRLNAELIETVERLQKANEQLREELNLYRSKLFGRSSERHVEDDSQLHLFDLGVQQAENDDVEDDEAIRPRRRRRKKKSEKLPDHLKRKVIEADVPAEQRSCLCCGEEMPIVGTDISNRLDFIPAEFFVWEIHRHKRACCKCKESIAQVPAGEEPCGLTTPIPGSDYGFGVYTQLIVNKFADHLPLYRGEDIFARAGMLIPRNTQFGMLANIAALADVLVELMKSRIVSGDVLGVDDTSVRLQDISLPGKMRTARFWLYRGGEDHPYNVFDFTESRGRDGSLLYTNF, from the coding sequence ATGGCTGCTTCGGAAAACAATGACGACCTGCAGAGCGCATTGAGGCTCAACGCTGAGTTGATCGAAACGGTTGAGCGACTGCAGAAAGCCAACGAACAACTCCGCGAAGAACTGAACCTCTATCGCAGCAAGTTGTTCGGCAGATCTTCCGAGCGGCACGTCGAAGATGACTCGCAGTTGCATCTGTTCGACTTAGGTGTTCAGCAAGCCGAGAATGACGATGTCGAAGACGATGAAGCAATCCGGCCACGTCGGCGTCGTCGCAAGAAGAAGTCCGAGAAGCTACCGGATCATCTCAAACGCAAAGTCATCGAGGCGGACGTTCCGGCCGAACAGCGAAGCTGTCTGTGCTGTGGTGAAGAGATGCCGATTGTGGGCACCGACATCAGCAATCGATTGGATTTCATCCCGGCAGAGTTTTTCGTCTGGGAGATCCATCGCCACAAACGAGCCTGCTGCAAGTGCAAAGAATCGATCGCTCAGGTGCCCGCCGGTGAGGAACCCTGCGGACTGACAACGCCGATCCCCGGCAGCGATTATGGCTTCGGTGTTTACACGCAACTGATCGTCAACAAGTTCGCCGATCATCTTCCGCTCTATCGCGGAGAAGACATCTTCGCCCGCGCCGGGATGCTGATCCCTCGCAACACACAGTTTGGGATGCTGGCGAACATCGCGGCATTGGCCGATGTGTTGGTGGAACTGATGAAGTCGCGAATCGTTTCAGGCGATGTGCTGGGTGTCGATGATACGTCGGTTCGCCTGCAGGACATCAGCTTGCCGGGCAAGATGCGGACTGCACGATTCTGGCTGTATCGAGGCGGGGAGGATCATCCGTATAACGTGTTCGACTTCACGGAAAGCCGGGGACGCGACGGCTCGTTGTTATACACAAATTTTTGA
- a CDS encoding AAA family ATPase produces the protein MSLAKRMEEYVRACFSGIWITSHEHVDAIDEISQLCQREGWRMASWNIAAGLRCGGQAVEQDVSDPLAAVGVASLLSEDDQTTIVVLENFHRFLQSAEIIQAIAHQVITGKQTRTILVVLAPMVQLPVELEKLFVVIDHELPSRQQLREIAAAIATEPGEQPEEAQFERVLDAATGLTRFEAENAFALSLVRDNRLTAETLWQQKSQMLTKAGTLQLYRGNADFSTLGGLASLKAFTRRSLLRSNQVNKLVRPRGVLLLSPPGCGKSEFCKALGKEVGRPVLQLDVGSLMGSLVGQSEERTRQALQIVDAMAPCVLMLDEAEKAFSGVGGSGSNDSGVSSRMFGTFLSWLNDHKSDVFVVCTSNDASKLPPEFSRSERFDGVFFVDLPGREQKDTIWSLYLELFALAPDQRKPADDNWTGAEIRACCRLAALLDVPVVQAASNVVPVAVTSAKSIDRLRKWASGRCLDADQSGIYQHRPKRRASRRGVSRSEPSEN, from the coding sequence ATGTCGCTCGCCAAGCGAATGGAGGAGTACGTGCGCGCGTGCTTCTCCGGAATCTGGATCACATCACACGAACATGTCGATGCGATCGATGAAATCAGCCAGCTGTGCCAGCGAGAAGGCTGGAGGATGGCCAGCTGGAACATCGCCGCCGGCCTCCGCTGCGGCGGTCAGGCTGTCGAGCAGGACGTCAGCGACCCGCTGGCAGCCGTCGGCGTCGCCAGCCTCCTGTCCGAAGACGACCAGACGACGATCGTCGTCCTGGAAAACTTCCACCGGTTTCTGCAGTCCGCGGAGATCATCCAGGCCATCGCTCACCAGGTCATCACCGGCAAACAAACCCGGACGATTCTGGTCGTCCTGGCGCCGATGGTGCAGCTTCCGGTGGAGCTCGAAAAGCTGTTTGTCGTGATCGACCACGAATTGCCGAGCCGCCAGCAACTGCGTGAGATCGCCGCGGCAATCGCCACCGAGCCGGGTGAACAGCCCGAGGAGGCACAATTCGAACGTGTTCTCGATGCGGCGACCGGACTGACCCGGTTTGAAGCGGAAAACGCGTTTGCGCTGTCGCTGGTGCGAGACAACCGCCTGACCGCCGAAACCCTCTGGCAGCAGAAGTCTCAAATGCTGACCAAGGCGGGGACGCTGCAGCTGTATCGCGGCAACGCGGATTTCAGTACGCTCGGTGGCCTGGCGTCGCTGAAAGCGTTCACGCGGCGGTCCCTGTTGCGATCGAATCAGGTCAACAAGCTGGTTCGTCCCCGCGGCGTGTTGCTGTTGTCGCCGCCGGGCTGCGGCAAGAGCGAGTTCTGCAAAGCACTGGGGAAAGAAGTCGGTCGGCCCGTGTTGCAACTGGACGTGGGCAGCCTGATGGGCTCGCTCGTCGGCCAATCCGAGGAACGTACGCGGCAAGCACTGCAGATCGTTGATGCGATGGCACCATGCGTGCTCATGCTTGACGAAGCGGAAAAGGCGTTCTCGGGCGTCGGTGGATCAGGCAGCAACGACAGCGGCGTCTCATCGCGGATGTTCGGCACATTCTTGAGTTGGCTCAACGATCACAAGTCCGACGTGTTCGTGGTTTGCACCAGCAACGACGCGTCAAAGCTGCCGCCGGAATTCAGCCGTAGCGAACGCTTCGACGGTGTCTTTTTCGTCGACCTGCCGGGCCGCGAACAGAAAGACACGATCTGGTCGCTGTATCTGGAGCTGTTCGCTCTGGCACCCGATCAGCGAAAGCCTGCCGACGACAACTGGACCGGCGCGGAAATCAGGGCGTGCTGCCGACTGGCGGCATTGCTCGATGTCCCCGTGGTCCAGGCCGCAAGCAACGTCGTCCCCGTGGCGGTCACTTCGGCGAAATCGATCGACAGGCTCCGTAAGTGGGCGTCGGGGCGCTGTCTGGACGCCGATCAGTCCGGCATCTACCAGCATCGCCCCAAACGCCGTGCGTCCCGGCGCGGCGTCTCCCGCAGCGAACCGTCGGAAAACTGA
- a CDS encoding IS4 family transposase — protein MVSQWVIDELETVDLGDKRRNERLAEVLSAMAGLPSKSIPAAVGAGHNETTAAYRLFDNDAICFEDILAPHIDACYKRLAEQEVVILAHDTTELDLTKPNTQVEGAGPLDGSSRYGELLHPLMAFTPTGTPLGTVAAELWTREEGPSKADDRKKVPIEEKESLRWLENHREAQLIASEHPETQVVCVADSEADIFEVIECNSDSPKNFWWIIRSCYDRSIVDQHGRPSGNLHEKLAASKVRYTKAITIRSHQPKLACDKRARNQPREARQCELEVRATTLTLKNPYRPDRHLRPTKVNAIWAHEIDPPEGDTPISWLLLTNMPISNKEEIELVLSYYCIRWLIEVFFRTLKSGTRIEAKRFEKIERFERCLAVSMILAWRTFYSVRIGRECPDVSCEAVFVADEWQPVYKIVTGEDPPKKPPTLKEIVRMIARLGGYIDRPRHDEPGTDTVMRGMERLYDISSCWRSFGPNATRSGE, from the coding sequence ATGGTGAGCCAATGGGTGATTGACGAATTAGAAACGGTGGATCTTGGCGACAAGAGACGAAATGAACGACTTGCCGAAGTGCTCTCCGCCATGGCTGGTTTGCCGAGCAAGAGCATTCCTGCTGCAGTCGGCGCAGGACACAACGAAACAACGGCAGCCTACCGACTTTTTGATAACGATGCGATCTGCTTTGAGGACATTTTAGCGCCCCATATAGATGCCTGCTATAAGCGTCTTGCTGAGCAAGAAGTTGTCATCTTGGCTCACGATACGACGGAACTGGATTTGACGAAACCTAACACGCAAGTAGAAGGGGCCGGTCCGCTAGATGGCAGTTCACGCTACGGCGAGTTGCTTCACCCGCTGATGGCGTTCACTCCCACCGGCACGCCCTTAGGAACCGTTGCAGCGGAACTTTGGACTCGCGAGGAAGGTCCGTCAAAAGCCGATGATCGAAAGAAAGTGCCGATTGAAGAGAAGGAGTCTCTGCGATGGCTTGAAAACCACCGCGAAGCACAGTTAATCGCTAGCGAGCACCCCGAAACGCAAGTTGTCTGCGTGGCTGACAGCGAAGCGGACATCTTTGAAGTCATCGAGTGTAATTCCGATTCTCCAAAGAACTTTTGGTGGATTATTCGCAGTTGCTATGACCGTTCGATCGTTGATCAGCACGGTCGGCCATCAGGAAATCTGCATGAAAAACTCGCCGCGAGCAAAGTACGCTACACCAAAGCGATAACGATTCGTTCGCACCAACCCAAGTTAGCCTGTGACAAACGAGCACGCAATCAACCGCGAGAGGCACGCCAATGCGAACTCGAGGTGCGTGCAACGACGCTGACACTGAAGAACCCCTATCGGCCCGATCGACACCTACGGCCCACGAAAGTCAACGCGATTTGGGCTCACGAGATCGATCCGCCTGAAGGGGATACGCCTATCAGTTGGCTGTTGCTGACCAATATGCCGATTTCGAACAAGGAAGAGATTGAGCTGGTGTTGTCTTACTACTGCATTCGCTGGTTGATCGAAGTATTCTTCCGAACTCTCAAATCAGGCACTCGCATCGAAGCAAAGCGGTTTGAAAAGATCGAACGATTCGAGCGTTGTCTCGCTGTTTCGATGATCTTGGCGTGGCGAACGTTCTACAGCGTGCGGATCGGTCGCGAATGTCCAGACGTCAGCTGTGAAGCAGTATTCGTAGCCGACGAATGGCAGCCGGTATACAAGATCGTCACCGGGGAAGATCCGCCAAAGAAACCACCGACGTTGAAGGAGATCGTCCGCATGATCGCTCGGCTTGGCGGCTACATCGACCGACCACGACATGACGAGCCTGGCACCGATACGGTCATGCGCGGCATGGAACGACTCTACGACATCAGTAGTTGTTGGCGAAGCTTTGGTCCAAATGCAACCAGATCAGGGGAATGA
- a CDS encoding B-box zinc finger protein, protein MQRLEPVAVSRGWLLAANRLHRELARTLRSLCESIDQSLVSMAETVEPGVRCGMLDLIGDLTALEADFESVELNLKNRTVGVTTEPIELEGVLLGPFKIELEIRYLGQSTSYRVIATDPQPAVSCDSTTHPHVQSETLCEGDGHQPIKHALADGRLYDFFLIVRQILQTYNPDSAYISLGDWFGVECGDCGANVDEDDTCRCDRCGRRTCSDCSCGCEACDESFCHDCTSICESCRSYYCDGCMESCDRCGESFCKHCLTENQCDDCLDQETNEERSQAPTKTPAEAGQEPNPAVQPIRLGETKVPA, encoded by the coding sequence TTGCAGCGACTCGAACCGGTCGCCGTCTCACGCGGCTGGCTGCTCGCGGCAAATCGTCTGCATCGCGAACTCGCCAGGACGTTGAGGTCCCTTTGCGAGTCGATTGATCAATCACTGGTTTCGATGGCTGAAACCGTCGAGCCCGGCGTCCGCTGCGGAATGCTGGATCTCATCGGCGACTTGACCGCACTGGAAGCCGACTTCGAATCCGTCGAGCTGAACCTGAAGAACCGCACCGTCGGCGTAACCACCGAACCGATCGAGCTGGAAGGCGTGCTGTTGGGACCGTTCAAGATCGAGTTGGAGATCCGCTACCTCGGTCAGTCCACTTCCTACCGCGTGATCGCGACAGATCCGCAGCCTGCGGTGAGCTGTGACTCAACCACACACCCCCACGTGCAGTCGGAAACGCTCTGCGAGGGCGATGGTCATCAACCGATCAAACACGCTCTCGCCGACGGCCGTCTGTACGACTTCTTCCTGATCGTTCGTCAGATCCTGCAGACCTACAACCCCGACAGTGCCTACATCAGCCTCGGTGACTGGTTCGGCGTGGAATGCGGCGATTGTGGTGCGAACGTCGACGAAGACGACACATGCCGGTGTGATCGCTGCGGTCGCCGAACGTGCAGCGACTGTAGCTGCGGCTGTGAAGCGTGTGACGAGTCGTTCTGTCACGACTGCACATCGATTTGCGAGAGCTGCAGATCTTACTACTGCGACGGTTGCATGGAATCGTGCGACCGATGCGGGGAATCTTTTTGCAAACACTGTTTAACGGAGAACCAATGCGATGATTGCCTTGACCAAGAAACGAACGAAGAGCGGTCGCAGGCGCCGACCAAGACGCCGGCAGAAGCTGGGCAGGAGCCCAACCCTGCGGTTCAGCCCATACGCCTGGGCGAAACTAAAGTTCCTGCGTGA
- a CDS encoding DUF1580 domain-containing protein translates to MNSFESSGDATQLLRLSKAVSVVERITGERPHVASLHRWAARGLAGCKLRTVYAAGCRRTSALWIREFFDAVTAAKSVPGQHSSSAPQDRDSISADAELKKAGI, encoded by the coding sequence GTGAATTCATTCGAATCAAGTGGCGATGCTACCCAGCTATTGCGGCTATCGAAAGCGGTATCGGTCGTGGAACGCATCACCGGCGAACGTCCCCATGTTGCGAGCCTGCATCGTTGGGCTGCACGCGGATTGGCTGGCTGCAAGCTCCGGACAGTCTACGCGGCTGGATGTCGCCGTACGTCAGCACTGTGGATACGCGAGTTCTTCGATGCGGTAACGGCCGCCAAAAGCGTTCCAGGCCAGCATAGCAGTTCGGCCCCCCAGGATCGAGACTCGATCTCGGCCGATGCCGAACTGAAAAAAGCCGGCATCTAA
- the tnpB gene encoding IS66 family insertion sequence element accessory protein TnpB (TnpB, as the term is used for proteins encoded by IS66 family insertion elements, is considered an accessory protein, since TnpC, encoded by a neighboring gene, is a DDE family transposase.), giving the protein MIALAPTTRIFVYTEATDMRKSFNGLSGLVKEHFQVDLFSGHLFVFFNRRRDYVKTLMWDCDGLALWSKRLESGSFEKIVSKEHGSFEIDSAGLVMMLRGVQIEGSQRRKRYSIDRPEAA; this is encoded by the coding sequence GTGATCGCACTTGCGCCCACTACGCGGATCTTTGTCTACACCGAGGCGACCGATATGAGGAAGAGCTTCAATGGCTTGTCCGGACTCGTCAAAGAACATTTTCAGGTCGACTTGTTCTCCGGTCATCTGTTCGTCTTTTTCAACCGTCGGCGCGACTATGTCAAGACTTTGATGTGGGACTGCGACGGCCTGGCTCTCTGGTCCAAGCGACTCGAAAGTGGAAGCTTCGAAAAGATTGTCTCCAAAGAGCATGGCAGCTTCGAGATCGACTCGGCCGGCCTGGTCATGATGCTCCGCGGTGTGCAGATCGAAGGATCACAACGGCGCAAACGCTACTCGATCGACCGCCCTGAAGCGGCGTGA
- a CDS encoding ThiF family adenylyltransferase, producing MTGPADRFTRQAGLVPRERLAGHTITVIGVGAIGRQVALQLASIGVPRLQLIDFDHVEPTNVTTQGYRHDQIGQPKVEAMACDLRLVDPLVDVAIVKDRFRPRQRHGKIVVSCVDSIASRAAIWRCLKSRCDLWIDGRMRGEVVRVLASDDPTHDEHYETTLFSASEAHSGSCTTASTVYAANLAASLMVHQLTRWLRGIPVERDLTVNLLASEMMPT from the coding sequence ATGACCGGGCCAGCAGATCGCTTCACGCGGCAAGCAGGGCTTGTACCCCGAGAACGTCTCGCAGGACACACGATCACAGTCATCGGCGTCGGCGCCATCGGTCGCCAAGTCGCATTGCAACTCGCCTCAATCGGCGTACCACGGTTGCAATTGATCGATTTTGATCACGTTGAGCCGACCAACGTCACCACACAAGGTTACCGACACGACCAGATCGGCCAACCGAAGGTGGAAGCGATGGCTTGCGATCTTCGCTTGGTGGATCCGTTGGTCGACGTGGCCATCGTGAAGGACCGATTCCGACCACGACAGAGACACGGCAAGATCGTCGTTTCGTGTGTCGATTCAATTGCGTCACGAGCCGCTATCTGGCGTTGCCTGAAATCTCGCTGCGACTTGTGGATCGATGGTCGGATGCGCGGCGAAGTCGTTCGCGTGCTCGCGTCGGATGATCCGACACACGACGAGCACTACGAAACGACGCTATTCTCCGCGTCCGAAGCCCACTCGGGCAGTTGCACCACCGCCAGCACCGTCTACGCCGCCAATCTCGCGGCATCGCTGATGGTCCATCAGCTGACACGCTGGCTCAGGGGCATTCCGGTCGAACGCGACCTGACCGTCAACCTTCTCGCATCGGAAATGATGCCCACCTAG
- a CDS encoding toprim domain-containing protein, translating into MSSITNTYGEAKSSNPTTSQRLRRSQALRKARAEAGLLIGESCREVAVKWIAKRAFGHYDALVKKLTSNASPVEVHPKISGSDARRSGFTAEGQKNWPCNRCGTESSIYALYGGKGEDSGLGKGQSFKRRGLVYCAKCETSTCNVVETIAMLRGDDHSDPEVIDGVIEDIFASDVIDAPPPLSDKIDWSNLEIDFDDEPNYRVQFNLVACERELKSKKRKAEQIAVEMEARLVDAASPKSPKTAYPPLCPVQPAAKSKSSTQKMGKKKPRRKKKVTKNATKETPDIHSLIVKFAAMKKMPPESFVAFGAAVAKDRHGEDEIRVPLWYPEPADAVGVELDGVDLDGYFRMSLGSPEMMKGKIKWHAKHGLFLPGRRPQPGEAWHLVEGVKDAAAMHGAGYVNTAGLSTKCFAGLFKSRLPAMFNGCHVILVPDRDRAAANKVSENRQALLDAGAASVKVAVLSFPIVESKGPDVRDYIAEFGEEKLRELVAAAAEYNPNDWQLSDSKGRPKIRNSKVATKEIIGTILRELAKREDLFVREGRLVESYVDCSGELRLMELKQTVLPSEINEVLDFGPAGVPKWAAPHVHGHSHKAHHFGIRVLDRVSSAPVLRADGSIIRDGYDPELRVLVKSSQKYPALPQMDREPLLMLDPLWKLIEEFPWLNDEQDQAAFLAEVVTEIVPHLFTGRPPLFVHEANVEGAGKSLLASLGHIIATGFQPSFLAYQANQEELRKTITSMLMRGEMMILLDNADAEIGGAVMDMFLTAEIWCDRILGGNEPYKATNQAMMIVTTNSATFTPDTLRRTLPVRLNITDSAYKARTFRIENLLAEAQQRHHNIYMRILACLHAYIAAGAPLPPSEMTLASFEGWSRFVGGFVEFCDLPSPLSTRDSLQQASTVNDVYDTVIAAFRSLDRDTVNGSGMTASQIVREFEKAERPRDSFSTVGKLTNGNSSDALREMIEAIGMSGNRPSSRTLAWALVKLSKRPRTDYRIEVTEGRAKQFKLVDLNPTAPLTIAKPDSTDAA; encoded by the coding sequence ATGTCAAGTATAACCAATACGTACGGCGAAGCAAAATCTAGTAATCCCACAACATCCCAACGCCTTAGGAGAAGTCAGGCCCTACGCAAGGCTCGCGCTGAAGCTGGCCTACTCATCGGCGAGAGTTGCCGCGAGGTCGCGGTCAAATGGATCGCCAAACGCGCCTTCGGTCACTATGACGCACTGGTAAAGAAGCTCACATCCAACGCGTCGCCGGTCGAAGTTCATCCCAAAATCTCCGGCAGCGATGCCCGACGCAGCGGATTTACCGCCGAAGGACAGAAAAACTGGCCCTGCAATCGGTGCGGCACAGAAAGCAGCATCTACGCCCTTTATGGCGGCAAAGGTGAGGATTCCGGGCTGGGCAAGGGCCAATCGTTTAAACGCCGCGGTCTCGTCTATTGCGCCAAGTGTGAGACGTCGACTTGCAACGTGGTTGAGACAATTGCAATGCTACGCGGCGATGACCACAGCGATCCGGAAGTCATCGACGGAGTGATCGAGGACATCTTCGCGTCCGACGTCATCGACGCTCCGCCACCGCTCTCGGACAAGATCGATTGGAGCAATCTCGAAATCGATTTCGATGATGAGCCCAACTACCGCGTTCAATTTAACCTCGTCGCGTGCGAGCGGGAATTGAAAAGCAAGAAGAGAAAGGCCGAACAAATCGCAGTGGAAATGGAAGCCCGTCTAGTTGACGCAGCCTCACCAAAATCGCCGAAAACGGCATATCCCCCGCTGTGCCCCGTCCAGCCGGCGGCAAAATCAAAGAGTTCGACCCAAAAAATGGGAAAGAAAAAGCCTCGCCGCAAAAAGAAAGTCACGAAGAACGCGACCAAAGAGACTCCGGACATTCACTCGCTGATCGTCAAATTCGCCGCGATGAAAAAGATGCCACCGGAGTCATTCGTCGCGTTCGGCGCAGCGGTAGCCAAGGACAGACACGGAGAAGACGAAATCAGGGTTCCGCTCTGGTACCCTGAGCCCGCAGACGCAGTAGGTGTCGAGTTGGACGGCGTAGACCTGGACGGCTACTTCCGCATGTCGCTGGGAAGCCCCGAGATGATGAAGGGGAAGATAAAGTGGCACGCCAAGCACGGGTTGTTCCTCCCGGGGCGGCGACCACAGCCCGGGGAGGCGTGGCACCTCGTAGAAGGCGTAAAAGATGCCGCAGCGATGCATGGGGCGGGCTACGTCAACACGGCAGGACTGTCGACCAAGTGTTTCGCGGGCCTATTCAAATCGCGTTTGCCCGCGATGTTTAATGGCTGTCACGTGATCCTCGTTCCCGATCGCGACAGAGCTGCAGCGAACAAGGTATCCGAAAATAGGCAAGCATTGCTTGATGCTGGGGCAGCATCTGTAAAGGTAGCCGTTTTGTCTTTCCCCATAGTCGAATCGAAAGGGCCGGACGTCCGCGATTACATCGCCGAGTTCGGCGAAGAGAAGCTTCGTGAGCTTGTCGCCGCGGCCGCGGAATACAACCCGAATGACTGGCAGCTTTCAGACTCCAAGGGGCGACCGAAGATTCGAAACAGCAAAGTAGCAACAAAGGAAATCATTGGAACGATCTTACGCGAACTCGCTAAGCGTGAAGACTTGTTCGTCCGAGAAGGACGGTTGGTCGAAAGCTACGTGGATTGCTCGGGAGAACTCCGGCTAATGGAGCTGAAGCAAACGGTGTTGCCGAGCGAAATCAATGAGGTCCTTGATTTCGGACCGGCAGGCGTTCCGAAATGGGCAGCGCCCCACGTGCATGGCCACAGCCATAAAGCGCATCACTTCGGGATTCGAGTTCTGGACCGCGTGTCGTCGGCCCCGGTTCTCCGGGCCGATGGCAGTATCATTCGCGACGGCTACGATCCGGAGCTGAGGGTTCTCGTCAAATCGTCCCAAAAATATCCAGCCCTGCCACAAATGGATCGTGAACCGCTCCTAATGTTGGACCCACTGTGGAAATTGATCGAGGAATTCCCGTGGCTCAACGATGAGCAGGATCAAGCCGCTTTTCTCGCTGAAGTCGTGACCGAAATCGTCCCACATTTGTTCACGGGGCGGCCACCGCTTTTCGTCCACGAAGCAAACGTTGAGGGTGCCGGCAAATCTCTACTGGCATCCTTAGGCCACATCATCGCGACCGGATTTCAACCTTCGTTCCTCGCCTACCAAGCGAACCAGGAAGAACTGCGAAAGACAATCACATCGATGCTCATGCGCGGCGAAATGATGATCTTGCTTGACAACGCCGACGCTGAAATTGGTGGCGCCGTAATGGACATGTTTCTGACGGCCGAGATCTGGTGCGACCGGATTCTCGGCGGGAATGAACCGTACAAGGCGACCAACCAAGCGATGATGATTGTGACCACCAACAGCGCGACATTCACTCCGGATACTTTGAGACGAACGCTTCCAGTGCGATTGAATATTACAGATTCCGCATACAAAGCGCGAACGTTTAGAATTGAAAACTTACTCGCAGAAGCACAGCAGCGACACCACAATATTTACATGCGAATTCTCGCGTGCCTGCATGCGTACATCGCCGCGGGAGCACCGTTGCCGCCGTCGGAAATGACACTTGCCAGCTTCGAGGGCTGGTCACGATTCGTCGGCGGATTTGTCGAATTCTGCGACTTGCCGTCACCACTGTCAACTCGTGATAGTCTGCAGCAGGCTAGCACAGTAAACGACGTCTATGACACTGTAATAGCGGCCTTCAGGTCGCTTGACCGTGATACCGTCAACGGATCCGGCATGACCGCCTCTCAGATTGTCCGTGAGTTCGAAAAAGCCGAGCGACCGCGCGACAGCTTCAGCACGGTGGGCAAGCTGACAAACGGAAACTCGTCAGACGCACTGAGAGAGATGATCGAAGCGATCGGAATGTCTGGAAACCGTCCGTCATCACGAACGCTTGCCTGGGCACTGGTCAAGCTAAGTAAACGTCCAAGAACCGATTACCGGATTGAAGTCACTGAGGGACGAGCCAAGCAATTCAAACTTGTCGACCTCAACCCGACAGCACCGTTGACGATCGCAAAACCAGATTCGACTGATGCCGCCTGA
- a CDS encoding helix-turn-helix domain-containing protein: MPFVLEFTEADLDRPLTEPEKVASTMREMFDGKTPVRTKDFADRLGRNYGTVHLHRAARLGLLKCVPRKGWLPTAAK; the protein is encoded by the coding sequence ATGCCGTTTGTGCTTGAGTTCACCGAAGCGGATTTGGACCGACCGTTGACCGAACCGGAGAAGGTCGCGTCGACTATGAGGGAGATGTTTGACGGCAAGACGCCGGTACGAACGAAGGATTTTGCCGACCGATTGGGACGCAACTACGGGACGGTGCACCTGCACCGCGCTGCGCGATTGGGGCTGCTCAAGTGCGTCCCACGCAAGGGCTGGCTGCCAACGGCAGCCAAGTAG
- the tnpA gene encoding IS66 family insertion sequence element accessory protein TnpA, which yields MPQFPNPQLAQQWRDRIERFAQSGLTVTDFCDREGYSVASFYQWRRKLRSCVPDRPTGPRDRAASFVAVELLPAAMEAAQPTGLKIELPGGAVARLDRNATDEQQRRLIKNIVEALSEVAS from the coding sequence ATGCCGCAGTTCCCCAACCCTCAACTCGCACAGCAGTGGCGTGACCGCATCGAACGGTTCGCCCAATCCGGCCTGACCGTCACTGATTTCTGTGATCGCGAAGGCTATTCGGTCGCCTCCTTCTATCAGTGGCGACGGAAGTTGCGATCCTGCGTTCCCGATCGTCCAACAGGCCCCCGCGATCGAGCGGCCTCGTTCGTCGCGGTTGAGCTTCTGCCCGCCGCGATGGAAGCGGCTCAACCGACCGGCCTGAAGATTGAATTGCCTGGCGGGGCTGTTGCTCGACTCGACCGGAACGCCACCGACGAGCAGCAACGCAGGCTGATCAAGAACATCGTCGAGGCACTCAGCGAGGTGGCATCGTGA